One stretch of Prunus persica cultivar Lovell chromosome G1, Prunus_persica_NCBIv2, whole genome shotgun sequence DNA includes these proteins:
- the LOC18790356 gene encoding cysteine proteinase inhibitor B: MMKVPILALLICLLFALSNGYGGTKVGGRQQIEDVKTNKEVQKLGRFSVAEYNRTQRKSHQSNGGGELQFLEVVEAQSQVVSGIKYYLKVSAVRNGAHMLFDSEVVVKPWLHSKQLLNFAPHGPN; encoded by the coding sequence ATGATGAAAGTTCCAATTTTGGCCCTTCTGATCTGCCTCCTGTTCGCTTTGTCAAATGGGTATGGAGGAACCAAGGTCGGTGGCAGGCAGCAGATCGAAGACGTGAAGACGAACAAGGAGGTTCAGAAGTTGGGGAGGTTTTCGGTGGCGGAGTACAACCGGACGCAGCGGAAGAGCCACCAGAGCAACGGCGGCGGAGAGCTTCAGTTCTTGGAGGTGGTGGAGGCGCAGAGCCAGGTGGTTTCTGGGATCAAATACTATCTCAAGGTCTCCGCCGTCAGGAATGGGGCTCACATGCTGTTTGATTCGGAAGTGGTCGTGAAGCCATGGCTTCATTCCAAGCAATTGCTCAACTTTGCCCCTCATGGtcctaattaa